A genomic segment from Lignipirellula cremea encodes:
- a CDS encoding DUF1501 domain-containing protein, giving the protein MNFLPRDIDRRAFLERFASAFLGVHLLPTAGPLPAAEAAAGTPGGKVKSVIFLYLRGGISHIDTFDPKPGRPEMAGVQAIRTTADGVLVSEWFPRLAQQMHHVSLVRSMTSTQGVHALGNYLAHTSYFQTPTISHPSLSAWTLKQRGTPNPRLPGNVLVNGNSQHPGSGYMESHLAPLPIVDPRQGLQNSALLPGVTESDFARRTALAQTLGGEFLARTPHRSAAAYRKIHEKAVALMKSEDLRAFDISQEDVKTRAAYGSHPFGAGCLLARRLVEHGVPFIEVEDDQNWDTHNDQIASMKQLTPSADQTLAALLDDLHQRGMLDSTLVVMATEFGRSPRLDPHTAGRGHHPAAFTWWLAGGGMKAGYVYGGTDAAAERVADKAVTMPDLNATIAQAIGLDTQHVEHSPSGRPFTVANQGQVVTDLFA; this is encoded by the coding sequence ATGAACTTCCTCCCCCGCGACATTGACCGACGGGCGTTCCTGGAACGTTTCGCCAGCGCCTTCCTGGGCGTCCATCTGCTGCCGACGGCCGGTCCCTTGCCCGCCGCGGAAGCAGCCGCAGGGACTCCGGGCGGCAAGGTTAAGAGTGTAATCTTTCTCTACCTGCGCGGCGGTATCTCGCATATTGATACCTTCGACCCCAAGCCGGGCCGACCCGAGATGGCCGGCGTCCAGGCGATCCGCACCACCGCCGACGGCGTGCTGGTTTCAGAATGGTTCCCGCGACTCGCACAGCAGATGCACCATGTTTCGCTGGTGCGTTCCATGACCTCCACGCAGGGCGTCCACGCGCTGGGCAACTACCTGGCGCATACGAGCTATTTCCAGACGCCCACCATCAGCCATCCGTCGCTGAGCGCCTGGACCCTGAAGCAGCGGGGAACGCCCAACCCGCGGCTGCCGGGCAATGTGCTCGTCAATGGCAACTCGCAGCATCCGGGCAGCGGTTATATGGAATCCCATCTGGCTCCCTTGCCGATCGTCGATCCTCGCCAGGGTCTGCAGAACTCGGCCCTGCTGCCAGGAGTGACTGAAAGCGACTTCGCCCGGCGAACGGCTTTGGCCCAGACGCTCGGCGGCGAGTTCCTGGCCCGCACCCCGCACCGCAGTGCGGCCGCTTACCGGAAGATCCACGAGAAGGCCGTCGCCCTGATGAAGAGCGAGGACCTGCGGGCCTTTGACATCTCCCAGGAAGACGTAAAGACGCGGGCCGCTTACGGATCGCATCCGTTTGGCGCCGGCTGCCTGCTGGCCCGGCGCCTGGTGGAACATGGCGTGCCGTTTATCGAAGTGGAGGACGACCAGAACTGGGACACGCACAACGATCAGATCGCCTCGATGAAGCAGCTGACGCCGTCGGCCGATCAAACGCTGGCCGCCCTGCTGGACGATCTGCACCAGCGGGGCATGCTGGATTCCACCCTGGTTGTGATGGCGACCGAGTTCGGCCGTTCGCCCAGGCTCGACCCGCACACGGCAGGGCGGGGGCATCATCCGGCCGCCTTCACCTGGTGGCTCGCCGGCGGCGGCATGAAAGCAGGCTACGTTTATGGCGGCACCGACGCCGCCGCGGAACGGGTCGCCGATAAAGCGGTCACCATGCCCGACCTCAACGCGACCATCGCTCAGGCCATCGGCCTCGACACTCAACACGTCGAGCACTCGCCTTCGGGCCGTCCCTTCACTGTCGCCAACCAGGGACAAGTGGTCACGGATCTGTTCGCGTAA
- a CDS encoding right-handed parallel beta-helix repeat-containing protein, whose amino-acid sequence MKNFLLFLAILAMTAAPAAAVAQNAPYPGAYSGPAFDPYASPEALGQQMGPQQVPFPQQMLPQNGYTQQIPPMPGGINWNSFMAPIGVTPRAGVGGLFGEDVGLGEGYGWSQAFMPLFQTPGMNLTYVDVQALKYFQQTDAFGYNAALGHRWFNVARQRVYGVYASYDYQNTGDFDFNQVSFGFESLGQLWDVRANGYLVLGDQEQLVSVENLQYQQNNLVGTANYLDAYSGFDAEIGRNLTPKYPFAALRIFAGVYGFYASNGDDLIGARGRVEATLWDRVIVGGSIQCDPEYNTTANGTISILFGGGGSGQCDCPTIASRLGDPLHKNRHVVLGDRQENFVALNPTDNQPLQFLHIDSNAAAGGTGTFEAPLNTLTDPAASTDIVLLHAGSLFTGQAITLGADGQRLLGDSAAIRHTAATQFGNVPLPRANALSASPQIDLAPGGGPASSGPGAVTIAANNVEVSGLTITRPQGDGIYGNAVTGVNINRNTISAALDDGVDLDGNVSGQIRNNTVSAGVGGSADGLELETFTDGVIDSNTAIANGGYGFRTASFTGGQFTNNTATANTTGGFLFTNASGGTISNNMATGNGADGFAVDNFTGGEFSTNTASGNGVFGFRLGNLAGGQFNNNTSSGNGSFGFRVSNASGGLFSNNTATGATIAGFDFSLIQGTAVIDANTASANTGNGFNLNNGFDTGTFSNNIANNNTGQGYINTLDPVGATPRTVTNNTGAGNAGGDTFNGP is encoded by the coding sequence ATGAAAAATTTTCTCCTTTTTCTGGCGATACTTGCCATGACGGCGGCGCCAGCAGCGGCAGTCGCCCAGAATGCCCCGTATCCGGGCGCCTATTCGGGACCGGCGTTTGATCCGTATGCTTCGCCCGAAGCGCTCGGCCAGCAGATGGGACCGCAGCAGGTCCCGTTCCCGCAGCAGATGCTGCCGCAGAATGGCTACACGCAGCAGATCCCCCCGATGCCAGGCGGCATTAACTGGAACTCGTTCATGGCCCCCATCGGCGTCACGCCGCGTGCGGGCGTCGGCGGACTGTTCGGCGAGGATGTCGGTCTCGGCGAAGGCTACGGCTGGAGCCAGGCGTTTATGCCCTTGTTCCAAACGCCCGGCATGAATCTCACCTACGTCGATGTCCAGGCGCTCAAGTACTTCCAACAAACCGATGCATTTGGCTATAACGCGGCCCTCGGACATCGCTGGTTCAATGTGGCCCGGCAGCGAGTCTATGGCGTCTATGCCAGTTACGATTACCAGAACACGGGTGATTTCGACTTCAACCAGGTCAGCTTCGGCTTTGAGTCGCTCGGCCAGTTGTGGGACGTCCGGGCCAACGGTTACCTGGTCCTGGGCGATCAGGAGCAACTGGTTTCGGTCGAGAATCTCCAGTACCAGCAGAACAACCTGGTTGGGACGGCCAACTATCTCGACGCATACAGCGGCTTTGATGCGGAAATCGGCCGCAATCTGACGCCCAAATATCCGTTTGCCGCCCTGCGGATCTTTGCCGGCGTGTACGGCTTTTACGCGTCCAACGGGGACGACCTCATCGGCGCCCGGGGCCGTGTCGAAGCGACGCTCTGGGACCGCGTGATCGTGGGCGGTTCGATTCAGTGCGACCCGGAATATAACACCACCGCCAACGGCACGATTTCGATTCTCTTCGGCGGGGGCGGTTCCGGGCAATGCGATTGTCCGACCATTGCCAGCCGGCTGGGCGATCCGCTGCACAAAAACCGGCATGTGGTGCTCGGCGACCGGCAGGAAAACTTCGTCGCGCTGAATCCTACCGACAACCAGCCGCTGCAGTTTTTGCATATCGACAGCAATGCGGCCGCCGGCGGAACCGGCACGTTTGAAGCGCCCCTCAATACCCTGACCGACCCCGCAGCCAGCACCGACATTGTGCTGCTGCACGCCGGCAGCTTGTTCACCGGCCAGGCGATCACCCTGGGCGCCGACGGTCAGCGACTGCTGGGCGACAGCGCCGCCATTCGGCATACAGCCGCCACCCAGTTCGGCAACGTACCGTTGCCGCGGGCCAACGCACTGTCCGCCAGTCCACAGATCGACCTGGCGCCTGGCGGTGGGCCCGCTTCCTCCGGCCCGGGCGCTGTCACGATCGCCGCCAACAATGTCGAGGTTTCCGGGTTGACGATTACCCGTCCCCAGGGAGACGGCATTTACGGCAACGCCGTCACCGGCGTGAACATCAATCGCAATACGATTAGCGCCGCGCTCGACGATGGGGTTGATCTCGACGGGAATGTGAGCGGGCAGATCCGCAACAACACCGTCTCCGCAGGGGTGGGAGGAAGCGCGGACGGCCTGGAGTTGGAGACCTTCACCGACGGCGTGATCGACAGCAACACGGCGATCGCAAATGGGGGCTACGGATTCAGGACAGCCAGCTTTACCGGCGGCCAGTTTACCAACAATACGGCGACAGCCAACACAACCGGAGGCTTCCTGTTCACCAATGCGTCGGGCGGAACGATCAGCAACAACATGGCTACCGGCAACGGGGCGGACGGCTTCGCGGTCGATAACTTTACCGGCGGCGAGTTCAGCACCAACACGGCCAGCGGCAACGGGGTCTTCGGCTTTCGCCTGGGCAACCTGGCCGGCGGCCAGTTCAACAACAACACGTCCAGCGGGAATGGGTCATTCGGCTTCCGTGTCAGCAATGCGAGCGGGGGCCTGTTCAGCAATAACACCGCGACCGGAGCGACGATTGCCGGCTTCGACTTCAGCCTGATCCAGGGCACAGCCGTGATCGATGCGAACACCGCCAGCGCGAACACGGGGAATGGTTTCAACCTGAACAACGGTTTTGATACGGGCACATTCAGCAACAACATTGCCAACAACAACACCGGGCAAGGTTATATCAACACCCTTGACCCCGTTGGCGCCACGCCGCGAACCGTCACCAACAACACGGGCGCCGGAAACGCCGGCGGCGACACTTTCAATGGCCCGTAG
- a CDS encoding CvfB family protein, with protein MIQIGNTYNLRVVKETKFGVYLDAENLNEILLPSKYVPENLGVDDTVEVFLYLDSEDRPVATTQTPKAQLGEFAYLQVKDNNRIGAFLDWGLDKDLLVPFPEQHRPMILGKSYLVFLYLDNEDRITATSQIDKAVLEDDQHDFRPQQEVDLIIANTTELGFKAIVNHSHWGLLYKDEVDQRLSFGQSIPGYIKHIRPDGKIDLSLKSSQQLRENYTQVIQDYLRKHDGYAPLHDKSPPAEISDLLGMSKGQFKKAAGALYKQRVITIEKDGIRLV; from the coding sequence ATGATTCAAATCGGCAATACGTATAACTTAAGAGTGGTCAAGGAGACGAAGTTCGGAGTCTATCTGGACGCCGAAAATCTCAACGAGATCTTGCTCCCCTCGAAATATGTTCCGGAAAACCTGGGTGTCGACGATACGGTCGAAGTCTTTCTTTACCTGGACTCGGAAGATCGCCCCGTCGCGACCACGCAAACTCCCAAAGCACAGCTTGGCGAATTCGCCTACCTGCAGGTCAAAGACAATAACCGGATCGGCGCGTTCCTGGACTGGGGACTGGACAAAGACCTGCTCGTCCCCTTTCCGGAACAGCATCGGCCGATGATCCTGGGCAAATCCTACCTGGTGTTTCTGTACCTCGACAACGAGGATCGAATCACCGCGACCTCCCAGATTGACAAGGCCGTATTAGAAGACGACCAGCACGACTTCCGGCCGCAGCAGGAGGTTGACCTGATCATCGCCAACACTACCGAACTGGGCTTCAAGGCGATCGTCAATCACAGCCACTGGGGATTGCTCTACAAAGACGAAGTGGACCAACGTCTCAGTTTCGGACAAAGCATACCCGGCTATATCAAACATATCCGCCCCGACGGCAAAATTGACTTGAGCCTGAAGAGCAGCCAGCAACTCCGCGAAAACTACACGCAAGTCATTCAAGACTATCTGCGCAAACACGACGGCTACGCGCCCCTTCACGACAAGTCCCCGCCCGCTGAGATTTCCGATCTCCTGGGAATGAGCAAAGGCCAGTTCAAAAAAGCGGCAGGCGCCCTGTATAAACAGAGAGTCATCACGATCGAAAAAGACGGCATCCGGCTGGTGTGA
- a CDS encoding phytanoyl-CoA dioxygenase family protein, with protein MVDVMAALRAQGFLLLRGVFTPEEAAEITVRLQAALGAVADASAIRSRGQSVYAGRNLFDWFPQAKRLWDRPPLQELLANVLGERGGLVRGLFFDKPPDQAWSLPWHRDRTIAVRDNRLPSSLFTHPTVKAGVPHVEAPVELLRQMLTLRIHLDAADEQNGALQVLPGSHQEGTSDSPPTGDGVLIAAAAGDVLAMRPLLSHCSGSSLPGVDRRRRILHFEFAPSPDLPDGFVWHDFERVQPTEIGCGIAESREKEL; from the coding sequence ATGGTCGACGTGATGGCTGCCTTGCGAGCTCAAGGGTTTCTGCTGTTGCGGGGGGTGTTTACACCGGAGGAAGCGGCGGAGATCACGGTGCGGCTGCAGGCGGCGCTGGGGGCGGTAGCGGATGCGTCGGCCATTCGTAGTCGCGGGCAGTCGGTCTATGCGGGCCGCAATCTGTTTGACTGGTTCCCCCAGGCGAAACGACTGTGGGATCGGCCTCCGCTGCAGGAACTGCTGGCGAATGTACTGGGCGAACGCGGCGGCCTGGTGCGCGGGCTGTTCTTTGACAAGCCGCCGGATCAGGCCTGGTCGTTGCCCTGGCATCGGGATCGCACGATCGCGGTTCGCGATAATCGGCTCCCGTCGTCTCTGTTCACGCATCCGACCGTCAAGGCGGGCGTGCCGCATGTGGAGGCTCCAGTAGAACTGCTACGGCAGATGCTCACGCTGCGGATTCATCTCGACGCTGCCGACGAGCAGAACGGAGCGCTCCAGGTGCTGCCGGGCTCCCATCAGGAAGGGACGTCTGACAGTCCGCCGACGGGCGACGGCGTGCTGATCGCCGCGGCGGCTGGCGACGTACTGGCCATGCGTCCTTTGCTGAGCCACTGCAGCGGTTCGTCCCTGCCGGGTGTTGACCGCCGGCGTCGGATCCTGCATTTTGAGTTCGCCCCTTCGCCCGACCTGCCTGATGGTTTCGTCTGGCATGATTTTGAACGGGTGCAGCCAACAGAGATCGGTTGCGGGATTGCCGAAAGCCGTGAAAAGGAGTTGTAA
- a CDS encoding alpha/beta fold hydrolase: MSEETDEPEPVRLILFSGLAADADVFIPQKLAFPRLKVPAWPVPEANDTLDSYARRMAEALGPPGRMVIGGMSFGGIISLYAATYLDPLAVVLIGSVESPAELPCWLRLMRPLRPLLRFFPVRLMQFFLRPLASKFVRDRWPRWGGLARQFRDCEPAVLKWSLARMLDWETAPQLSCPVLRIHGDWDCVLPGPETADTIIPGAGHLISLTHPTQVNDFLRKVLHDAALRPVVE, encoded by the coding sequence ATGTCGGAGGAAACGGACGAGCCAGAGCCGGTGCGGCTGATCCTGTTCTCGGGGCTGGCGGCCGACGCGGACGTTTTCATTCCGCAGAAGCTGGCGTTTCCGCGGCTGAAGGTGCCAGCATGGCCCGTTCCGGAAGCGAACGACACGCTGGATTCGTACGCCCGACGAATGGCCGAAGCGCTGGGGCCGCCGGGACGCATGGTGATCGGCGGGATGTCGTTCGGCGGAATCATATCGCTCTATGCGGCGACGTACCTGGATCCGCTGGCCGTCGTGCTGATTGGCAGTGTGGAGTCGCCGGCCGAATTGCCGTGCTGGCTGCGGCTAATGCGTCCCTTGCGTCCGCTGCTCCGTTTTTTTCCTGTGCGGCTGATGCAGTTTTTCCTGCGGCCGCTGGCGTCGAAGTTTGTGCGTGACCGCTGGCCGCGATGGGGCGGACTGGCCCGGCAGTTCCGCGACTGTGAGCCGGCCGTGCTGAAGTGGTCGCTGGCGCGGATGCTCGACTGGGAAACGGCGCCGCAACTGAGCTGCCCGGTGCTGCGCATCCATGGCGACTGGGACTGCGTGCTGCCTGGCCCGGAGACGGCCGACACGATCATCCCCGGCGCCGGGCATTTGATCTCGCTCACCCATCCGACCCAGGTCAACGACTTTCTCCGCAAGGTTCTGCACGACGCCGCGCTACGCCCGGTCGTCGAATGA
- a CDS encoding transposase has translation MRFLSLDQMLPRDHRARAVWEFVNQMDLEPFYAKIVVDEHRAGRTAIAPEVLFALWLLATIDGVGSARELGRRCDSKSATGHIPYLWICGEVSVNYHSLSNFRVKHPEFLEAALVDSVTAMIHSGLVPLETIAQDGMRTRASAGRSSFRREPTLRELQQQAQTHVDQLKQENENEAEGQTGDARCQAAQDRAARERLKRVDAALAERDKLAEQREKRKKGDGVKTRCSTTDPQARNMKVANGGYEPAYNVQFATDADARVIVGVDVTNEGTDGGQLPPMLQKIEKSYKKRPKHALVDGGYNTIESVTAVEETGCKVVSPIQRTRQLEAHGKDPSARQKRDTDAYAAFRTRMATKEYKELYKKRPSVAEFPNADCRNRNLRQFNVRGLVKVKAVAIWHALAFNLIRLMNFAAVAADSNA, from the coding sequence ATGCGGTTTTTATCGTTGGACCAGATGTTGCCGCGTGACCATCGCGCCCGCGCCGTCTGGGAGTTTGTCAACCAGATGGATCTGGAGCCGTTCTACGCCAAGATTGTTGTCGACGAGCATCGGGCCGGCCGCACCGCGATCGCGCCTGAGGTGCTCTTCGCACTCTGGCTGCTGGCCACGATCGATGGCGTGGGCAGCGCCCGGGAACTGGGGCGACGCTGCGACAGCAAGTCCGCTACAGGACACATACCCTATCTCTGGATTTGCGGCGAGGTCTCGGTGAATTATCATTCGCTAAGCAATTTTCGGGTGAAACACCCTGAATTCCTGGAAGCGGCGCTGGTCGACAGCGTGACGGCGATGATCCACAGCGGCCTCGTCCCCCTGGAAACCATCGCACAAGACGGCATGCGCACCCGCGCCAGCGCCGGCCGGAGTTCGTTCCGTCGTGAGCCCACGCTGCGAGAACTGCAGCAGCAGGCCCAGACGCATGTCGACCAATTGAAGCAGGAAAACGAGAACGAAGCCGAGGGCCAAACCGGCGACGCGCGTTGCCAGGCCGCCCAGGACAGGGCGGCTCGCGAACGCCTGAAACGCGTCGATGCGGCGCTCGCCGAACGCGACAAGCTGGCCGAGCAGCGAGAGAAACGGAAAAAAGGCGACGGCGTCAAAACCCGCTGCAGCACGACCGACCCGCAAGCCCGCAACATGAAGGTGGCCAACGGCGGTTACGAGCCGGCGTACAACGTGCAGTTCGCCACCGACGCCGACGCCAGGGTGATCGTCGGCGTCGATGTGACGAACGAAGGCACCGACGGAGGCCAGCTGCCGCCCATGCTGCAGAAGATCGAGAAGTCCTATAAAAAGCGGCCCAAACACGCCCTGGTCGACGGCGGCTATAACACCATCGAGAGCGTCACAGCTGTGGAAGAAACCGGCTGCAAGGTCGTCTCTCCGATCCAGCGAACCAGGCAGCTGGAGGCGCACGGGAAAGATCCTAGCGCTCGCCAGAAAAGGGACACGGACGCCTACGCCGCGTTTCGCACGCGGATGGCGACCAAGGAGTACAAAGAGCTGTATAAGAAGCGGCCGTCGGTGGCGGAGTTCCCCAACGCCGACTGTCGGAACCGGAACCTGCGACAGTTCAACGTCCGTGGCCTGGTGAAGGTGAAAGCCGTCGCGATATGGCACGCACTTGCGTTCAACTTAATCCGCCTGATGAACTTCGCGGCCGTCGCCGCCGATTCCAACGCATAA
- a CDS encoding MFS transporter: protein MTDDAPRLATTSAADLPGNNSGAASGKPGENRPMLWRDGSFWGMTATQFLGAFNDNVFKQALMLLAISTGGDKPVRDLQWVTLLVFASPFLLFSSFAGYLSEIYSKRTVIVLSKVAEIVAMLLGAVAFALYTQLGMFGLMVVLFLMGAQSAFFGPAKYGILPEILRPRDLGRANGMFLMTTFLAIIFGVAAAGPIVNFLGGSLHWAAGICVAIAVVGTLTSLLVRPVPAASPDLTLDWEAVTVPRDVRTLLRNDRPLILAAFASCVFWMVGGLVQPSVNALGKLQLLVGHPAADMYTSLLAASVGVGIAAGCLGAGFFSRDMVNFKLVRIGLWGIVVCLFALCLPGADGSNLLGYGGSLACLLLLGVFTGMFAVPLQVFIQSRPPEGMKGRLIATVNLANWVAIVAAALVYFVMTELLRHFLWAPSTSFAFIALLLLPLAIFYRPRNEHV, encoded by the coding sequence GTGACGGACGACGCTCCCCGCCTGGCGACGACATCGGCAGCCGATCTGCCCGGCAACAATTCCGGTGCTGCTTCCGGCAAACCGGGAGAGAATCGCCCCATGCTCTGGCGGGACGGGTCGTTCTGGGGGATGACGGCGACGCAGTTTCTGGGCGCCTTTAACGACAACGTCTTCAAGCAGGCGTTGATGCTGCTGGCCATTTCCACCGGGGGCGACAAACCGGTGCGCGACCTGCAGTGGGTCACGCTGCTGGTGTTCGCCTCGCCGTTTCTGCTGTTCTCCAGCTTTGCCGGCTATCTGTCAGAGATTTACAGCAAGCGGACGGTGATCGTGCTGTCCAAGGTGGCGGAGATTGTCGCCATGCTGCTGGGGGCGGTCGCCTTTGCTTTGTATACGCAACTGGGCATGTTCGGGCTGATGGTCGTACTGTTTCTGATGGGCGCGCAGAGTGCGTTCTTCGGGCCCGCCAAGTATGGGATCTTGCCCGAGATATTGCGGCCGCGCGATCTGGGACGGGCCAACGGCATGTTCCTGATGACGACGTTCCTGGCGATTATTTTTGGCGTGGCGGCGGCCGGGCCGATCGTGAATTTCCTGGGCGGATCGCTGCACTGGGCGGCCGGCATTTGTGTGGCGATTGCAGTCGTCGGCACGCTGACCTCGCTGCTGGTGCGTCCCGTTCCGGCAGCCAGCCCTGACCTGACGCTGGACTGGGAAGCGGTGACCGTCCCCCGCGACGTGCGTACGCTGCTGCGGAACGATCGTCCTTTAATCCTGGCGGCGTTCGCCTCGTGTGTGTTCTGGATGGTCGGCGGCCTGGTGCAGCCCAGCGTGAACGCGCTCGGCAAACTGCAGCTGCTGGTCGGACACCCGGCGGCCGATATGTACACCAGCCTGCTGGCCGCCAGCGTCGGCGTGGGGATTGCGGCCGGATGCCTTGGCGCCGGCTTTTTCTCGCGCGATATGGTCAACTTCAAACTGGTGCGGATCGGCCTGTGGGGGATTGTCGTTTGCCTGTTCGCTTTATGTCTGCCGGGAGCGGACGGCTCCAACCTGCTGGGTTACGGCGGCAGTCTGGCCTGCCTGCTGCTGCTGGGGGTGTTTACGGGAATGTTCGCGGTGCCGCTGCAGGTGTTCATCCAGTCGCGTCCGCCCGAGGGGATGAAGGGCCGCCTGATCGCCACGGTAAATCTGGCCAACTGGGTCGCTATTGTGGCAGCCGCGCTGGTATATTTTGTGATGACGGAACTGCTGAGACATTTCCTCTGGGCGCCGAGTACCTCGTTCGCATTTATCGCCCTGTTGCTGCTGCCGCTGGCGATTTTTTATCGTCCCCGCAACGAGCATGTGTAG
- a CDS encoding SIS domain-containing protein, which yields MLGAELHADDYLLRLERELRNCDREALARWADLIYAAWQNEKFVFIVGNGGSGCNASHFCEDLGKSTLHEYDLQDESKKRLKVLSLTDNVGWISALGNDVGYDQVFVQQLMNFGSAGDLLIAISGSGNSPNILNTVDWANRHGLMTYGLTGYDGGKLRGMQQDGLHVNLNDMGMVESIHLCLFHWVLNDVFARINQVGRHQASV from the coding sequence ATGCTTGGCGCCGAACTTCATGCCGACGACTACCTGTTGCGTTTAGAGCGGGAATTGCGAAACTGCGACCGCGAGGCGCTGGCTCGCTGGGCCGATCTGATCTATGCCGCCTGGCAAAACGAAAAGTTTGTCTTTATCGTGGGGAACGGCGGCAGTGGCTGCAACGCGAGCCATTTCTGCGAAGATCTCGGCAAGAGCACGCTGCACGAATACGACCTGCAGGACGAATCCAAAAAGCGGCTGAAAGTGCTCAGCCTGACCGACAACGTCGGCTGGATCTCGGCCCTCGGGAACGATGTGGGCTACGACCAGGTCTTTGTGCAGCAGCTGATGAACTTCGGCTCGGCGGGCGATCTGCTGATCGCCATCAGCGGCTCGGGGAACAGCCCCAATATCCTGAACACGGTCGACTGGGCGAACCGCCATGGTTTGATGACCTACGGCCTGACCGGCTACGACGGCGGCAAGCTCAGGGGGATGCAGCAGGACGGCCTGCATGTGAACCTGAACGATATGGGCATGGTGGAGAGCATCCACCTGTGCCTGTTCCACTGGGTGCTGAACGACGTTTTCGCCCGCATCAACCAGGTCGGCCGTCACCAGGCGTCCGTGTAG